A region from the Oscillospiraceae bacterium genome encodes:
- a CDS encoding energy-coupling factor transporter transmembrane component T, with protein sequence MLRDITLGQFVPGQSFIHKLDARFKTVLIIAFTVLVFVSKNFASIGLVAVLLVGASAASRIPAKMLIRSFKPLLPFILFTVILNMFYVDGQILWQFWVLKITKEGLLLSAMMALRIIFMLLGGSLLTFTTSPIVLTDALERLMKPLSWIKVPVHDIAMMMTIALRFIPTLIDETEKIMNAQKARGADLESGGPLKRAKALIPILVPLFVSAFKRADELALAMECRCYTGGKGRTRLKQMKAAPRDGFAVLITAAVTTGVIWLNAILPPIITR encoded by the coding sequence GTGCTTAGAGATATCACCCTCGGCCAATTCGTCCCCGGGCAGTCGTTCATCCACAAACTCGACGCGCGCTTTAAAACCGTATTGATTATCGCTTTCACGGTATTGGTTTTCGTGTCGAAAAATTTCGCTTCGATCGGATTGGTGGCGGTGTTGCTGGTCGGCGCTTCGGCGGCTTCGCGCATTCCGGCAAAAATGCTGATCCGCAGTTTTAAGCCGCTGCTGCCGTTCATTCTCTTTACGGTAATTTTAAATATGTTTTATGTCGACGGGCAGATCTTGTGGCAGTTTTGGGTGTTGAAAATCACCAAAGAGGGGCTTTTGCTCAGTGCGATGATGGCTTTGCGCATCATCTTTATGCTGCTGGGCGGTTCTTTGCTCACGTTTACGACTTCTCCGATTGTACTGACCGATGCGCTCGAACGGTTGATGAAGCCGCTTTCGTGGATCAAGGTACCGGTGCACGACATCGCCATGATGATGACGATTGCTTTACGCTTTATTCCGACTTTGATCGATGAGACCGAAAAGATTATGAACGCCCAAAAAGCGCGCGGTGCAGACTTGGAGAGCGGCGGTCCGCTCAAACGGGCGAAAGCATTGATTCCGATTTTGGTGCCGCTGTTTGTCTCGGCGTTCAAACGGGCCGACGAACTTGCGCTCGCGATGGAGTGCCGCTGCTATACCGGAGGAAAAGGCCGTACGCGTTTAAAGCAGATGAAAGCCGCCCCGCGCGACGGTTTTGCCGTGTTGATTACGGCGGCGGTCACTACGGGCGTGATCTGGCTGAATGCGATTCTGCCGCCGATCATAACGAGATGA
- a CDS encoding class I SAM-dependent methyltransferase gives MRVANGHTEYKLLDASGGERLEDWNGVILIRPDPQVLWNTPKTDPRWKTAAARYVRSNTGGGAWEMRQKVPDVWQMRYKDLKFNLKPMGFKHTGVFPEQAVNWDLTRKIIAKADKPFPVLNLFAYTGGATLACLAEGAEVVHVDASKGMVAWGRENAEISGLANAKCRWLVDDCFKFIEREIRRGNKYRGIIMDPPSYGRGPNGEVWQLESKIHEFVAACANLLADDAEFVMINSYTTGLAPSAVAYLLGVEIEKKRGGNVSADEIGLPVQSAGLILPCGGTAIWTAK, from the coding sequence ATGAGAGTTGCAAACGGACACACCGAATACAAACTGCTCGACGCGTCGGGTGGTGAACGCCTCGAGGACTGGAACGGGGTTATTTTAATTCGCCCCGATCCGCAGGTGCTTTGGAACACGCCGAAAACCGATCCGCGCTGGAAAACGGCGGCGGCGCGCTACGTGCGCTCCAATACCGGCGGCGGCGCGTGGGAGATGCGCCAAAAAGTTCCCGACGTGTGGCAGATGCGCTATAAGGACTTAAAATTCAATCTCAAGCCGATGGGCTTTAAGCATACGGGGGTTTTCCCCGAACAGGCGGTCAACTGGGATTTGACCCGAAAGATCATCGCCAAAGCGGACAAGCCGTTTCCGGTATTGAATTTATTCGCCTACACCGGCGGAGCGACGCTGGCGTGCCTAGCCGAGGGTGCGGAAGTTGTGCATGTCGACGCGTCCAAAGGCATGGTGGCCTGGGGCAGGGAAAACGCCGAAATTTCGGGGCTTGCAAACGCCAAATGCCGCTGGCTTGTAGACGATTGTTTCAAGTTTATTGAACGTGAAATCCGGCGCGGAAACAAATATCGGGGCATCATCATGGACCCGCCGTCCTACGGACGCGGTCCGAACGGCGAGGTCTGGCAGTTGGAGTCGAAAATTCATGAATTTGTCGCCGCTTGCGCAAACCTCTTGGCAGACGACGCGGAATTTGTTATGATAAACTCCTATACGACCGGGCTTGCCCCATCCGCGGTGGCCTATCTGCTCGGTGTGGAGATTGAGAAAAAGCGCGGCGGGAACGTTTCCGCCGACGAGATCGGACTGCCCGTGCAGAGTGCGGGATTGATTCTGCCCTGCGGGGGCACGGCAATTTGGACGGCAAAATGA
- the ruvB gene encoding Holliday junction branch migration DNA helicase RuvB produces MPFNDHFESEYEDRFVSPVSQGEEVDNDNKLRPKSLLEYIGQTTAKENLAVFIEAARKRGEPLDHCLLYGPPGLGKTTLACIIANELGVNIRVTSGPAIERPGDLAALLTNLAAGDVLFIDEIHRLSRSVEEVLYPAMEDYGLDIIIGKGPAARSIRVDLQKFTLIGATTRAGQLTSPLRDRFGINLRLELYTKDELCAIVTRSAGILGIPCDRSGAVEIAGRSRGTPRIANRLLKRLRDFAEVAGEGVIDKKLADMALSRLEIDELGLDAIDRRMLKMIVTSYGGGPVGLETLAAAVGEEAITLEDVYEPYLMQIGFLSRTPRGRCITPSACRHLGIQMPGQQTLL; encoded by the coding sequence ATGCCCTTCAATGACCATTTTGAAAGTGAATATGAAGACCGGTTCGTCAGTCCGGTGAGTCAAGGCGAGGAAGTCGACAACGACAACAAATTGCGCCCCAAGTCGCTTTTGGAATACATCGGCCAGACCACCGCAAAAGAAAACCTCGCGGTCTTTATCGAGGCCGCCCGCAAGCGCGGTGAACCGCTTGATCACTGCTTGTTATACGGCCCTCCGGGTCTCGGCAAGACGACACTGGCCTGCATTATCGCCAACGAATTAGGGGTCAACATCCGCGTGACCTCGGGTCCCGCGATTGAGCGGCCCGGCGATCTGGCGGCACTGCTGACCAATCTTGCGGCGGGCGACGTGCTGTTTATAGACGAGATCCACCGTCTGTCCCGCAGCGTCGAGGAGGTTTTATACCCCGCAATGGAGGACTACGGGCTTGATATCATCATCGGCAAAGGACCGGCGGCGCGTTCTATCCGGGTCGATCTGCAAAAATTCACATTGATCGGCGCGACGACCCGGGCGGGTCAGCTGACTTCGCCGCTGCGCGACCGTTTCGGCATCAACCTGCGCCTTGAACTCTACACGAAAGACGAACTCTGCGCAATCGTCACCCGCAGCGCCGGGATTTTGGGCATTCCCTGCGACCGCAGCGGAGCCGTTGAGATCGCCGGAAGAAGCAGGGGTACGCCGCGTATCGCAAACCGCCTGTTAAAGCGCCTGCGCGATTTTGCGGAAGTGGCGGGTGAGGGTGTGATCGACAAAAAACTCGCGGACATGGCGCTTTCACGGCTTGAGATCGACGAACTCGGCCTCGATGCCATCGACCGCAGAATGTTAAAGATGATCGTCACCTCCTACGGCGGCGGCCCGGTCGGGTTGGAGACGCTGGCAGCGGCGGTCGGCGAAGAAGCGATCACGCTTGAAGACGTCTACGAACCGTACCTGATGCAGATCGGATTTTTGTCGCGCACCCCGCGCGGCAGATGCATCACACCGTCGGCATGCCGCCATCTCGGCATTCAAATGCCCGGCCAACAAACGTTATTATGA
- a CDS encoding M3 family oligoendopeptidase translates to MQKFSELEYKRPSIKETKKNYAALLKDFKAAADYEAAKSAYMKIGELDAELSTMFVIASVRNTMNMADEFYDGEMKFLNRAAPTLIPLEKKMLTALVGTKFRADFEKEFGAHMFAIPEIDLKLADKKIMLNMMRENFLCDDYKKTAAACSVDFRGEKCNFYGLLKHMEAADREERREAFLAWGNLYKETAPKLDKIYDKLVKLRKKMAKKLKLNDYIEMAYLGKHRVDYTRDDVAKFREQVVKYLVPACEQLRKKQAERIGVDKLKYYDETFFFPDGNPNPVGSVKELVGKAQQMYRELSPESGEFFDFMAEYELFDLETRPGKHLGGYCTSLSKYKAPFIFSNFNGTSADVDVLTHEAGHAFEGYLASRRQPIPAYYISTSEINEIHSMSMEHFTYPWMESFFGENADKYRFAHLTQALLVIPYIVCVDEFQHKVFEAEKTDAGSRRKIWHELEQKYLPWRDYDGFDFLEEGGFWMQKQHIFLYPFYYIDYSLAAMGAFEFYQKMLVDRKAAWEGYLNLCKAGGSKGYFELLKLAGLSNPFEEGTVQKIVETVMTEIDKAEQQYAK, encoded by the coding sequence ATGCAAAAGTTCAGCGAGCTGGAATACAAGCGTCCTTCGATCAAGGAGACCAAGAAAAACTATGCCGCGTTACTGAAAGATTTTAAAGCGGCTGCCGATTACGAAGCCGCAAAATCCGCCTATATGAAAATCGGCGAACTCGACGCCGAATTGTCCACGATGTTCGTCATCGCCAGTGTGCGCAACACGATGAACATGGCCGACGAATTTTATGACGGTGAGATGAAATTTCTCAACCGGGCCGCGCCTACGTTGATTCCGCTGGAGAAAAAGATGCTGACCGCGCTGGTCGGCACGAAATTCCGCGCGGATTTCGAAAAAGAATTCGGCGCGCATATGTTCGCCATTCCCGAGATCGATTTGAAACTCGCGGACAAAAAGATCATGCTGAACATGATGCGCGAGAATTTTTTATGCGACGACTATAAAAAGACCGCGGCGGCGTGCAGCGTCGATTTTCGCGGTGAAAAATGCAATTTCTACGGACTTTTAAAGCACATGGAGGCAGCAGACCGAGAAGAGCGCAGAGAGGCGTTTTTGGCCTGGGGCAATTTATACAAAGAAACCGCTCCGAAATTGGACAAGATTTACGATAAACTGGTGAAACTGCGCAAAAAGATGGCCAAAAAGCTTAAGCTGAACGACTATATCGAGATGGCCTATCTCGGCAAGCACCGGGTGGACTATACCCGCGACGACGTGGCAAAATTCCGTGAGCAGGTGGTTAAATACCTCGTACCGGCCTGCGAACAACTGCGCAAAAAGCAAGCGGAACGCATCGGCGTGGACAAACTGAAATATTACGACGAGACCTTTTTCTTCCCCGACGGCAACCCGAACCCGGTCGGCAGTGTCAAGGAACTGGTCGGAAAAGCACAGCAGATGTACCGCGAACTCAGTCCCGAGAGCGGAGAGTTCTTCGACTTTATGGCCGAATATGAGCTGTTTGACCTCGAAACCCGGCCCGGTAAGCACTTGGGCGGTTACTGCACGTCGCTTTCGAAATATAAAGCGCCTTTCATCTTCTCGAATTTCAACGGTACCTCGGCGGACGTCGACGTGCTGACCCACGAGGCCGGACACGCATTCGAGGGATATCTCGCCTCGCGCCGCCAGCCGATTCCGGCTTACTACATCTCGACGAGCGAGATTAACGAGATTCACTCGATGTCGATGGAGCACTTCACTTATCCGTGGATGGAGAGCTTCTTCGGCGAGAACGCCGACAAATACCGGTTTGCCCATCTCACACAGGCGTTATTGGTAATTCCGTACATCGTCTGCGTCGACGAATTCCAGCATAAGGTCTTCGAAGCCGAAAAGACCGATGCCGGGAGCCGCCGTAAAATCTGGCACGAACTCGAGCAAAAGTATCTGCCGTGGCGCGATTACGACGGGTTTGATTTCCTCGAAGAGGGCGGTTTCTGGATGCAGAAGCAGCACATCTTCCTCTATCCGTTTTATTATATCGACTATTCGCTGGCTGCGATGGGCGCGTTTGAGTTTTATCAAAAGATGCTTGTTGACCGCAAAGCCGCCTGGGAGGGCTATCTCAATTTGTGCAAAGCCGGCGGCAGCAAGGGCTATTTCGAACTGTTGAAACTGGCCGGACTTTCCAATCCCTTTGAGGAAGGCACGGTTCAGAAAATCGTCGAAACGGTGATGACCGAAATCGATAAGGCCGAACAGCAATACGCAAAATGA
- the truA gene encoding tRNA pseudouridine(38-40) synthase TruA, whose protein sequence is MKNFKVTIAFDGGNYGGWQIQKNSYTVQQAVQDSLKKILKTRHKVTGCGRTDSGVHANNYVYNFKTESNIPENGLFRALHITLPDDIAVLEVKEVALDFSAQFSAVAKQYIYQFSNTVSRNPFLDRYALHYEYPMDDKLMDKAAKHFLGHHDFSAFCASGAQNVTSDRTIFRSDVVRDGDIVRYYVAGNGFLYNMVRIMAGTLLYVSAGKLEADSIPDIIASGDRERAGKTLPPHGLYLDRVFYDTISHEKGAGDHGGE, encoded by the coding sequence ATGAAAAATTTTAAAGTCACCATCGCCTTTGACGGCGGTAATTACGGCGGCTGGCAGATTCAGAAAAACAGTTATACGGTTCAACAGGCGGTACAGGACTCATTAAAAAAGATACTGAAGACCCGTCATAAAGTGACCGGCTGCGGCAGAACCGATTCGGGCGTACATGCCAACAATTATGTGTATAACTTCAAGACTGAGAGCAATATCCCCGAAAATGGGCTGTTTCGTGCATTGCACATCACGCTGCCCGACGATATCGCGGTGCTCGAGGTTAAAGAGGTCGCTCTCGATTTTTCGGCACAGTTTTCGGCGGTGGCGAAGCAGTATATCTACCAGTTCAGCAACACCGTCAGCCGCAATCCGTTTTTAGACCGCTACGCGCTGCACTACGAATATCCGATGGACGATAAACTGATGGATAAGGCGGCAAAACATTTCCTCGGACACCATGATTTTTCGGCCTTTTGCGCCTCGGGTGCGCAGAATGTGACCAGCGACCGCACGATTTTTCGCTCCGACGTGGTTCGCGACGGCGACATCGTACGGTATTACGTGGCCGGAAACGGGTTTTTATATAATATGGTGCGAATCATGGCGGGCACGTTGCTGTATGTCTCGGCGGGCAAACTCGAAGCCGATTCGATTCCCGATATTATCGCCTCGGGCGACCGGGAACGCGCGGGCAAGACGCTCCCGCCGCACGGGCTTTATTTAGACAGAGTTTTTTATGATACGATTTCGCATGAAAAAGGAGCCGGAGACCATGGCGGAGAATGA
- the ruvA gene encoding Holliday junction branch migration protein RuvA — protein sequence MFYSLNGTLIHKDTASAVIDCGGVGFLCHCSLSTAKKLPKIDENAFLFTYLCVKEDALELYGFADQAELDCFKLLIGVSGVGAKSALAVLSELDSDKFALCVAAGDYKRLQKAQGIGPKAAQRIVLELKDKVGGVGGGNADLIEAITAETGNAMEEAIAALVSLGYGRTDAAAAVAKLDRSMSVEDMIRHGLKELSGRY from the coding sequence ATGTTTTACAGCCTCAACGGAACCCTGATTCATAAAGACACTGCAAGCGCTGTCATCGACTGCGGCGGCGTGGGGTTTTTATGCCATTGTTCTCTCAGTACCGCTAAAAAGCTGCCCAAGATCGATGAAAACGCCTTTTTGTTTACCTATTTGTGTGTAAAAGAAGACGCGTTGGAATTGTACGGCTTTGCCGATCAGGCAGAACTGGACTGCTTCAAACTGCTGATCGGTGTTTCGGGCGTCGGGGCTAAATCGGCTCTGGCGGTTTTATCCGAACTCGACAGTGATAAGTTCGCACTGTGCGTCGCGGCGGGCGATTACAAACGTCTGCAGAAAGCGCAGGGCATCGGCCCGAAAGCCGCCCAACGCATCGTATTGGAACTCAAAGACAAGGTCGGCGGGGTCGGCGGCGGAAACGCGGATTTGATTGAGGCCATCACCGCCGAGACAGGAAACGCCATGGAAGAAGCCATCGCGGCGTTGGTGTCGCTCGGTTACGGCAGAACCGACGCAGCGGCGGCCGTGGCTAAACTCGATCGGTCGATGTCGGTTGAGGACATGATCCGGCACGGCCTGAAAGAACTCTCCGGGAGGTATTAA
- a CDS encoding energy-coupling factor transporter ATPase: MPIISVKDLRHVYSPGTPFAQTALDGVSFDVEKGEFLGVIGHTGSGKSTLMQMLNGLLKPTSGEIDFNGENIQAKGYNLHELRFSVGMVFQYPEYQLFEETVYKDIAFGPKNMGLKPDEIDRRVRRAAQFCGLREELLERSPFELSGGQKRRAAIAGVIAMEPKVLILDEPAAGLDPGGREKILGQIKNYREQTGSTVVLVSHSMEEIAKYCEKVLVLEKGKVLLHDSTKAVFARADLLRDTGLDIPEITKVLLKLREMGYDADCSAYTLDAARDEVLRLIGGDCRA, translated from the coding sequence ATGCCGATAATCAGCGTCAAAGACCTCAGGCATGTCTACAGCCCCGGGACGCCGTTTGCGCAAACGGCACTCGACGGGGTCAGCTTTGACGTGGAAAAAGGCGAGTTTCTGGGCGTGATCGGACACACCGGCAGCGGAAAATCGACGCTGATGCAGATGTTGAACGGCCTTTTGAAGCCGACAAGCGGCGAGATCGATTTTAACGGCGAAAACATCCAGGCCAAGGGCTACAACCTGCACGAACTGCGGTTTTCGGTCGGCATGGTCTTTCAATATCCCGAATATCAGCTGTTTGAGGAAACCGTCTATAAAGACATCGCGTTCGGCCCGAAAAATATGGGGCTCAAACCCGACGAAATCGACCGGAGAGTGCGCAGAGCGGCGCAGTTCTGCGGCCTGCGGGAAGAACTGCTCGAGCGCTCGCCGTTTGAGTTATCCGGCGGTCAAAAACGCCGCGCGGCGATTGCCGGCGTGATCGCGATGGAGCCGAAAGTGTTGATTTTGGACGAACCCGCGGCCGGTCTCGACCCCGGCGGCAGAGAAAAGATTCTCGGACAAATCAAAAACTACCGCGAACAGACCGGTTCGACGGTGGTGTTAGTCAGCCATTCGATGGAGGAGATCGCAAAATACTGCGAAAAGGTGCTGGTGCTCGAAAAGGGCAAAGTGCTTTTACACGACAGCACCAAAGCCGTGTTTGCCCGCGCCGATTTACTGCGCGACACCGGCCTCGACATCCCCGAAATCACAAAAGTGCTGTTAAAACTGCGCGAGATGGGCTATGACGCGGATTGTTCCGCCTATACGCTTGATGCTGCCCGCGACGAGGTTTTGCGCTTGATCGGTGGTGATTGCCGTGCTTAG
- a CDS encoding CvpA family protein: MSVVDLVIVLIVIISVIIGFKRGFVKTLVGLVSLVLAFIIAYTFAAPISEKVYDNYLEEKLSAALGFDLGTEEELETATSVEAGSETSRMLFLGGTNLFIAPRVVASSIDISKLNNIEGMISNLDPDLVASMDASEMQKLVNFLCSSVCANKTISSCVSAYNKKYGTKIDVTPILAAAGVSSSTKIPAALSMLEMKIDVKNPILNVQKKNAEAASAAAVAAKAASSKASSKSSSKSTSSSSGSKSSTSTTSKASTTSSKTSSKISSVTTTEVTSATDIITETMDGFTQDILATAKQAARKIAVKLVSCLVFVILFLLVRLILMLFAKLLSGIIDKIPVVSGINKLLGGILGIAGGLIVSAVLVVGVVSVSPLITNDNYVRAIDNSLACRTATKLIYGDGSSDDAVTVGDSGNEDDSFNEDDFDFSEEDFDFSEEDFDFSEDSLESGTLSSAG, from the coding sequence ATGTCAGTTGTAGACCTTGTCATTGTACTGATCGTGATTATCAGTGTGATCATCGGGTTCAAACGCGGATTTGTCAAAACGCTGGTCGGACTTGTCAGTCTGGTACTGGCATTTATCATTGCATATACGTTTGCGGCACCGATTTCCGAAAAGGTATATGACAATTATCTCGAGGAGAAATTGTCGGCAGCATTGGGCTTTGATCTTGGCACAGAGGAGGAACTCGAAACCGCAACTTCTGTTGAAGCCGGTTCCGAGACCAGCCGGATGCTGTTTTTGGGCGGAACAAATTTGTTTATCGCCCCCAGAGTTGTCGCTTCGTCGATTGATATTTCGAAACTGAACAATATCGAGGGGATGATCTCAAACCTTGATCCGGATCTTGTGGCAAGTATGGATGCGAGTGAGATGCAGAAGTTGGTCAATTTCCTGTGTTCATCGGTATGTGCCAATAAAACGATTTCGTCCTGCGTGAGTGCGTATAATAAAAAGTACGGCACAAAGATTGACGTCACACCGATTCTCGCAGCTGCGGGTGTGAGCAGCAGTACCAAAATCCCTGCTGCCCTCAGTATGCTGGAGATGAAAATCGATGTGAAAAATCCGATTTTAAACGTTCAGAAAAAGAACGCGGAAGCAGCTTCGGCTGCCGCTGTAGCGGCAAAAGCCGCCTCGTCTAAAGCATCCTCAAAATCCTCATCAAAATCGACGTCTTCCTCATCCGGTTCAAAGAGCAGCACTTCCACAACCTCAAAAGCCTCAACAACCTCCTCAAAGACGTCGTCTAAAATATCGTCTGTAACCACAACCGAAGTCACCTCTGCGACCGACATCATTACAGAGACGATGGATGGGTTCACGCAGGACATTCTTGCGACTGCCAAACAGGCCGCGCGAAAAATCGCAGTTAAGTTGGTCAGCTGCCTGGTGTTTGTGATATTGTTTTTATTGGTACGGTTAATTTTGATGTTGTTTGCAAAGCTGTTAAGCGGTATAATAGATAAGATACCGGTTGTCAGCGGTATCAACAAGCTGCTGGGCGGGATACTCGGTATTGCGGGAGGATTGATTGTCTCGGCGGTGCTTGTCGTCGGTGTGGTCAGCGTCTCGCCGCTTATCACAAACGACAATTATGTCCGTGCGATCGACAATTCGTTGGCCTGCCGCACTGCTACAAAGCTGATTTACGGTGACGGCAGCAGCGACGACGCCGTCACAGTCGGGGATTCCGGCAACGAAGACGATTCTTTCAATGAGGACGATTTCGATTTTAGCGAAGAGGATTTCGACTTCAGCGAAGAGGACTTTGATTTCAGCGAAGACAGCTTGGAGTCCGGCACATTATCCAGCGCGGGCTGA
- a CDS encoding energy-coupling factor transporter ATPase yields the protein MNEAIVFDHVDFEYDPNEPVIRDLSLTICEGEFVAVLGHNGSGKSTLAKLINAILIPACGKVTVFGMDTADEALTNDIRKNAGMVFQNPDNQIVATSVEEDTAFAPENLGVPPPEIRKRVDTALDEVGMREFADRPPYKLSGGQKQRVAIAGILAMQPKILILDEPTAMLDPKGRKEVMTTIKRLNASGITVVFVTHYMDEAAKANRVLVMDRGVLVRDCPPRTLFAEVEFLRGLGLDIPPSAKLAEELKKSGLPIQKTVLNATECAEEIASLIGGQKCR from the coding sequence ATGAACGAAGCAATTGTATTTGACCACGTCGATTTTGAATATGACCCGAACGAACCGGTAATCCGCGACCTCTCGCTGACCATCTGCGAGGGGGAATTTGTCGCGGTTTTGGGACACAACGGCAGCGGCAAGTCGACGCTTGCAAAACTCATTAATGCTATTTTAATTCCCGCATGCGGTAAAGTGACTGTGTTCGGCATGGACACCGCCGACGAGGCGCTGACCAACGACATCCGCAAAAATGCGGGTATGGTGTTTCAAAACCCCGACAATCAGATCGTGGCGACAAGCGTCGAGGAAGATACCGCTTTTGCGCCTGAAAACCTCGGCGTGCCGCCTCCTGAAATCCGCAAGCGGGTGGATACCGCGCTTGACGAAGTCGGCATGCGCGAATTCGCCGACAGGCCACCTTATAAGCTCTCCGGAGGTCAGAAACAGCGGGTGGCCATCGCGGGAATTTTGGCGATGCAGCCGAAAATTTTGATTCTCGACGAGCCGACCGCTATGCTTGACCCGAAAGGCCGTAAAGAGGTTATGACGACGATTAAGCGTCTCAATGCCTCGGGCATCACGGTGGTGTTCGTGACGCATTATATGGATGAAGCCGCCAAAGCCAACCGGGTTTTGGTGATGGACAGAGGCGTTTTGGTGCGCGACTGTCCGCCGAGAACGCTGTTTGCCGAAGTCGAATTTTTGCGCGGGCTGGGTCTCGATATCCCGCCGTCGGCAAAGCTCGCGGAAGAACTGAAAAAGTCCGGCCTGCCGATTCAAAAAACGGTATTGAATGCGACCGAATGCGCCGAGGAAATCGCATCCCTCATTGGAGGCCAAAAATGCCGATAA
- the ruvC gene encoding crossover junction endodeoxyribonuclease RuvC: MRILGIDPGYATVGTGIVDYCNPKFCLVGYGAVLTQPGIPMPRRLEMIYDELTALIEKYQPDCAAVEELFFTNNSKTGIAVAQARGIVLLALQKSGTPLFEYTPLQVKSSVTGYGKAEKAQVMEMTRVILGMEKVAKPDDAADALALAVCHAHSSGSAIAAIYRNHK, translated from the coding sequence ATGAGAATTTTGGGCATCGATCCGGGCTATGCGACCGTCGGCACCGGTATCGTGGACTACTGCAATCCGAAATTTTGCTTGGTCGGCTACGGTGCGGTCCTGACGCAGCCGGGTATTCCAATGCCGCGTCGGCTGGAGATGATCTACGACGAACTAACGGCGCTGATCGAAAAATATCAGCCCGACTGCGCCGCTGTCGAGGAGCTCTTTTTTACCAACAATTCCAAGACAGGAATCGCCGTGGCGCAGGCCAGAGGCATTGTTTTACTGGCGCTTCAAAAAAGCGGAACGCCGCTGTTTGAATATACGCCGTTACAAGTCAAATCGTCGGTCACCGGCTACGGAAAAGCCGAAAAAGCGCAGGTCATGGAGATGACGCGGGTGATCCTCGGGATGGAGAAAGTCGCAAAGCCCGACGACGCTGCCGATGCGCTGGCACTGGCCGTCTGTCACGCCCATTCGTCCGGGTCTGCCATCGCCGCCATTTATCGCAACCATAAGTAA
- a CDS encoding DUF5711 family protein — translation MAENEGRQVRDSKKRRKIRAKRWLILFVTALVIVFIACNWEWLSPVAILQRVQAAKSGAGVVTEYPVDIAGKEVAGISGFGSGGILAADSGCYLLRSDSTTYYQYALASTTAVIGDKAALVYEKGGTKFQYFNTEGRVFEYENAEQILRMAVAKNGSYALLTAPSEYSSKLTIYSNTHTELFSQFFQTPNLTRIALNSSAKYCAVIVLETIDGQLCSQLSVYDTGLQDPVYTQTFAGLLALDMQYCEDGDLVIVFDRAAVRYNTKYELSWRVDFDGLAAYATSNDGTVGLLLDDSEGIGCTLKVCGEQGELWSAQISGQAKGLSVRDGKAVYLAGGQVLLLDESGKSAGTAECSLDTYSTALGDKFVVLVGKDKISRILLSDMNVA, via the coding sequence ATGGCGGAGAATGAGGGTAGACAGGTACGCGACAGTAAAAAACGCAGAAAGATCAGGGCGAAACGCTGGCTGATCTTGTTTGTCACCGCTTTGGTGATTGTCTTTATCGCCTGCAACTGGGAGTGGCTTTCACCGGTGGCGATTTTGCAGCGCGTTCAGGCGGCTAAGAGCGGCGCGGGTGTGGTAACGGAGTATCCTGTAGATATCGCAGGTAAAGAGGTTGCAGGTATCTCCGGATTCGGCAGCGGCGGTATTCTTGCAGCTGACTCGGGCTGTTATTTGCTGCGCTCCGACAGTACGACCTATTATCAATACGCGCTGGCCTCGACGACCGCGGTTATCGGCGACAAAGCTGCGCTGGTCTATGAAAAGGGCGGTACGAAGTTCCAATATTTCAACACCGAGGGCAGGGTGTTTGAATACGAAAACGCCGAACAAATTCTGCGCATGGCGGTCGCCAAAAACGGCAGTTATGCGCTTTTGACCGCACCCAGTGAGTACTCGTCCAAACTGACGATTTATTCGAATACCCACACGGAGTTGTTTTCACAGTTTTTTCAAACGCCGAACCTGACGCGGATTGCTCTGAACAGCTCCGCAAAATATTGCGCGGTGATTGTTCTTGAGACAATCGACGGGCAGCTTTGCAGTCAATTATCCGTCTATGATACCGGCCTGCAGGATCCGGTGTACACCCAGACTTTTGCCGGACTGCTCGCATTAGATATGCAATACTGCGAAGACGGCGACCTGGTAATCGTCTTTGATCGTGCCGCCGTTCGTTATAACACCAAATATGAGCTTTCCTGGCGGGTTGACTTCGATGGCCTTGCCGCTTATGCGACTTCAAACGACGGTACCGTCGGACTGTTGCTCGACGATTCGGAGGGCATCGGCTGTACGCTTAAAGTTTGCGGTGAACAGGGAGAATTGTGGTCGGCACAGATTTCGGGACAGGCCAAGGGACTGTCGGTTCGGGACGGAAAAGCGGTTTATCTGGCCGGCGGACAGGTTTTACTGTTGGATGAGAGTGGGAAGAGCGCCGGAACGGCAGAATGTTCCCTGGATACATACAGTACTGCTTTGGGCGATAAATTTGTCGTTTTAGTCGGGAAAGACAAGATTTCACGCATTTTATTGTCGGATATGAACGTCGCTTGA